A genome region from Triticum aestivum cultivar Chinese Spring chromosome 2B, IWGSC CS RefSeq v2.1, whole genome shotgun sequence includes the following:
- the LOC123040601 gene encoding NAC domain-containing protein 48 yields MSMAQQGHGAATSLPPGFRFHPTDEELILHYLRNRAAAAPCPVPIIADVDIYKFDPWDLPSQAVYGDCEWYFFSPRDRKYPNGIRPNRAAGSGYWKATGTDKPIHDAATGQGVGVKKALVFYKGRPPKGTKTAWIMHEYRLAADPLAAAVNTYKPIKFRNVSMRLDDWVLCRIYKKTGLASPMVPPLADYDHMADHDDLSGGGSTFDDAACSFYAHSSSSGGACGTMITQQQPHAGRLPTIPSFSELFDDYSLAQILDAEAEHGATHHLAVHPSLNMLLPVGDSAHGVQPSYYAPSSSSPDTSGGSAGKRKAASPEESSAKRLNGSCFDAPPQSATGWQGAASVLGGLSHQMLPQF; encoded by the exons ATGTCGATGGCGCagcaggggcacggggcggcgacgTCGCTGCCGCCGGGGTTCCGGTTCCACCCGACGGACGAGGAGCTCATCCTGCACTACCTCcgcaaccgcgccgccgccgcgccgtgccCCGTCCCCATCATCGCCGACGTCGACATCTACAAGTTCGACCCATGGGACCTCCCCT CCCAGGCGGTGTACGGCGACTGCGAGTGGTACTTCTTCAGCCCGCGGGACCGCAAGTACCCCAACGGCATCCGCCCCAACCGCGCCGCCGGCTCCGGCTACTGGAAGGCCACCGGCACCGACAAGCCCATCCACGACGCCGCCACCGGCCAGGGCGTCGGCGTCAAGAAGGCGCTCGTCTTCTACAAGGGCCGCCCGCCCAAGGGCACCAAGACGGCCTGGATCATGCACGAGTaccgcctcgccgccgaccccctcgccgccgccgtcaacACCTACAAGCCCATCAAGTTCCGCAACGTCTCCATGAGG TTGGATGACTGGGTGCTTTGCCGGATCTACAAGAAGACCGGCCTGGCGTCGCCAATGGTGCCGCCGCTGGCCGACTACGACCACATGGCCGACCACGACGACCTCTCCGGCGGCGGCAGCACCTTCGACGACGCCGCCTGCAGCTTCTACGCGCactccagcagcagcggcggcgcctGCGGAACCATGATCACGCAGCAGCAGCCGCACGCCGGGAGGCTCCCCACGATCCCGTCCTTCTCCGAGCTCTTCGACGACTACTCGCTCGCGCAGATCCTCGACGCCGAGGCAGAGCACGGCGCCACCCACCACCTCGCCGTCCACCCTTCCCTGAACATGCTTCTCCCCGTCGGCGACAGCGCGCACGGAGTGCAGCCGTCGTACTacgcgccgtcgtcgtcgtcgccggacACCAGCGGCGGGAGCGCGGGGAAACGCAAGGCGGCGAGCCCGGAAGAATCATCGGCCAAGAGGCTCAACGGGTCGTGCTTCGACGCGCCGCCGCAGTCGGCGACCGGCTGGCAGGGGGCGGCGTCGGTGCTGGGCGGCCTCAGCCATCAGATGCTTCCTCAGTTCTAA